One stretch of Apis cerana isolate GH-2021 linkage group LG8, AcerK_1.0, whole genome shotgun sequence DNA includes these proteins:
- the LOC108003923 gene encoding transcription factor Sp4 isoform X2 codes for MKRSLDGRNISQEEIDDHDPLQTQQQQQQQQQQDETEQQQQLEQQTGQPQIRFLSANVLQHLQQQQDVQQQTQQQQQPQVITLQQLQNFVPLQTQQSQHDQQRAQTISVQSLPQQFLQGAQLISTQTQAALQQQQQQTQQQQTQQQPQQQQPQQQLSYSVIPQMQTVNIDGQEALFIPSSAMSAAGGHHQSQPTMQFATANGQQVQLASQQVQLANGQTIITPQPVSLIRAPNVFPTSIIQNITGQTVQLPTGQSVQVRPLQFPMQHVQQTVPVQVPVTASNGQTVYQTVHFPVQALSSVFNVPATQMIPQITQQIPQVAQIITPNGQIQQVQIANLPQLQSLQSQQVTQVAQQQAQQQVVQQQTQPQVVQSVQQQQQQQQQQAAQAQVQQQQQQQQVQQVVQQVIQQQQQQQVQQAQQSSAAPSSTVATWSTTVTTPSNVQVLGIGALGRPIQANSNVITTKDGQKIDVQTLSALTRPPDSVEGDIKVTSIDARQLASGQVIHIPAQSTQPAVQPITIAGTQAQQLTLIPASALANLTAQQGLGNVQVIPASALQPATVQTLPATAATPIVAAPTVQLDSNDPTKWQILQTLQSNNTLATPTPTSHQHQVTTATSANIETDSNKQHRRRVACTCPNCGDGDRNRDMTRKRQHVCHIAGCNKVYGKTSHLRAHLRWHTGERPFVCSWIFCGKKFTRSDELQRHRRTHTGEKRFQCPECTKKFMRSDHLTKHIKTHTKIRSTEAATSTQEGSSDSQSSTEEKIIIALKETEQSDIVISEQIDEIKPQLANHVTNE; via the exons ATGAAGCGAAGTTTGGATGGACGAAATATCTCTCag gaGGAGATTGATGACCATGATCCTTTACAAacacaacaacaacagcaacaacagcaacaacaagaTGAAActgaacaacaacaacaactaGAACAGCAAACTGGACAACCTCAAATTCGTTTTTTAAGTGCAAATGTTTTGCAACATTTACAGCAACAGCAAGATGTTCAGCAACAaacacaacaacaacaacagccaCAAGTTATTACTTTGCAgcaattgcaaaattttgtgCCTTTACAGACTCAACAATCACAGCATGATCAACAAAGGGCACAAACTATTTCTGTGCAGTCTTTACCTCAACAATTTTTACAG GGTGCTCAGTTGATTAGTACTCAAACTCAAGCTGCGCttcagcaacaacaacaacaaacaCAGCAACAGCAAACACAGCAGCAACCACAACAGCAGCAACCACAACAACAACTCAGTTATAGTGTTATACCACAGATGCAAACTGTTAACATTGATGGTCAAGAGGCACTTTTCATTCCATCTTCTGCCATGTCTGCTGCAGGAGGACATCATCAAAGTCAACCTACAATGCAATTTGCCACTGCTAATGGACAACAAGTCCAACTTGCTAGCCAGCAAGTACAGTTAGCTAATGGTCAAACTATTATTACACCACAACCAGTTAGTTTAATAAGAGCACCAAATGTCTTTCCCACTTCTATTATACAGAATATCACTGGACAGACTGTTCAACTACCAACAG gACAAAGTGTACAAGTTAGACCACTTCAATTTCCTATGCAACATGTTCAACAAACTGTACCTGTGCAAGTACCAGTTACAGCTAGTAATGGACAGACAGTTTATCAAACTGTACATTTTCCTGTTCAAGCATTATCCAGTGTTTTTAATGTGCCTGCCACACAAATGATACCACAAATCACACAA caAATTCCACAAGTGGCTCAAATAATTACACCAAATGGACAAATTCAGCAAGTTCAAATTGCTAATTTACCACAACTTCAAAGTTTAcag AGTCAGCAAGTAACTCAAGTAGCACAGCAACAAGCACAACAACAAGTAGTGCAACAACAAACTCAACCACAAGTAGTACAGTCtgtacaacaacaacaacaacaacaacaacaacaagcaGCGCAAGCTCAAgtacaacaacaacagcagcagcagcaggtACAACAAGTTGTACAACAAGTGATacagcaacagcaacaacaacaagttCAACAAGCACAACAATCATCTGCTGCACCGTCGTCAACTGTAGCGACTTGGAGCACAACAGTAACGACTCCAAGTAATGTCCAG gtACTTGGAATTGGTGCACTTGGAAGACCAATACAAGCAAACAGTAATGTAATTACTACGAAAGATGGACAGAAAATTGATGTGCAAACACTGTCGGCTTTAACAAGGCCACCGGATTCGGTTGAAGGTGATATAAAAGTAACTAGTATTGATGCCAGACAATTAGCTAGTGGTCAAGTTATACATATTCCTGCTCAATCAACACAGCCTGCTGTTCAACCTATAACAATTGCag gtaCACAAGCGCAACAGCTAACTTTAATTCCTGCATCTGCATTAGCAAATTTAACTGCCCAGCAAG GTTTGGGTAATGTACAAGTTATACCTGCAAGTGCTCTTCAGCCTGCTACTGTTCAAACGCTACCTGCAACAGCAGCTACACCTATTGTTGCTGCTCCAACTGTGCAATTAGATTCAAATGATCCAACAAAGTGGCAAATTTTGCAAACTCTTCAGTCAAATAACACATTGGCAACACCTACTCCTACATCACATCAGCATCAAGTAACAACTGCAACATCTGCAAATATTGAAACAGATTCTAATAAGCAACATCGTAGGAGAGTTGCTTGCACATGTCCTAATTGTGGTGATGGTGATAG gaATAGAGATATGACTAGAAAAAGACAACATGTTTGCCACATAGCAGGCTGTAATAAAGTATATGGAAAAACAAGTCATCTTCGGGCTCATTTAAGGTGGCATACTGGAGAACGACCATTTGTTTGTAGTTGGATATTTTGTGGTAAGAAATTTACTAGATCAGATGAGCTTCAGAGGCATCGTAGAACTCATACTGGCGAAAAAAGATTCCAATGCCCGGAGtgtactaaaaaatttatgcgaTCAGATCATTTGAcgaaacatataaaaacaCATACGAAGATTCGAAGTACG gAAGCTGCTACTTCGACGCAGGAAGGTTCTTCTGACAGTCAATCTTCcacggaagaaaaaattattattgctctCAAAGAAACGGAACAATCTGATATCGTTATTTCCGAGCaaatagatgaaataaaaCCTCAACTGGCGAATCATgtaacaaatgaataa
- the LOC108003923 gene encoding transcription factor Sp4 isoform X1, translating to MKRSLDGRNISQEEIDDHDPLQTQQQQQQQQQQDETEQQQQLEQQTGQPQIRFLSANVLQHLQQQQDVQQQTQQQQQPQVITLQQLQNFVPLQTQQSQHDQQRAQTISVQSLPQQFLQGAQLISTQTQAALQQQQQQTQQQQTQQQPQQQQPQQQLSYSVIPQMQTVNIDGQEALFIPSSAMSAAGGHHQSQPTMQFATANGQQVQLASQQVQLANGQTIITPQPVSLIRAPNVFPTSIIQNITGQTVQLPTGQSVQVRPLQFPMQHVQQTVPVQVPVTASNGQTVYQTVHFPVQALSSVFNVPATQMIPQITQQIPQVAQIITPNGQIQQVQIANLPQLQSLQSQQVTQVAQQQAQQQVVQQQTQPQVVQSVQQQQQQQQQQAAQAQVQQQQQQQQVQQVVQQVIQQQQQQQVQQAQQSSAAPSSTVATWSTTVTTPSNVQVLGIGALGRPIQANSNVITTKDGQKIDVQTLSALTRPPDSVEGDIKVTSIDARQLASGQVIHIPAQSTQPAVQPITIAGTQAQQLTLIPASALANLTAQQGNMIRGVGSGSIMQLQPAGGMNATNGFLQSIPVQNIPGLGNVQVIPASALQPATVQTLPATAATPIVAAPTVQLDSNDPTKWQILQTLQSNNTLATPTPTSHQHQVTTATSANIETDSNKQHRRRVACTCPNCGDGDRNRDMTRKRQHVCHIAGCNKVYGKTSHLRAHLRWHTGERPFVCSWIFCGKKFTRSDELQRHRRTHTGEKRFQCPECTKKFMRSDHLTKHIKTHTKIRSTEAATSTQEGSSDSQSSTEEKIIIALKETEQSDIVISEQIDEIKPQLANHVTNE from the exons ATGAAGCGAAGTTTGGATGGACGAAATATCTCTCag gaGGAGATTGATGACCATGATCCTTTACAAacacaacaacaacagcaacaacagcaacaacaagaTGAAActgaacaacaacaacaactaGAACAGCAAACTGGACAACCTCAAATTCGTTTTTTAAGTGCAAATGTTTTGCAACATTTACAGCAACAGCAAGATGTTCAGCAACAaacacaacaacaacaacagccaCAAGTTATTACTTTGCAgcaattgcaaaattttgtgCCTTTACAGACTCAACAATCACAGCATGATCAACAAAGGGCACAAACTATTTCTGTGCAGTCTTTACCTCAACAATTTTTACAG GGTGCTCAGTTGATTAGTACTCAAACTCAAGCTGCGCttcagcaacaacaacaacaaacaCAGCAACAGCAAACACAGCAGCAACCACAACAGCAGCAACCACAACAACAACTCAGTTATAGTGTTATACCACAGATGCAAACTGTTAACATTGATGGTCAAGAGGCACTTTTCATTCCATCTTCTGCCATGTCTGCTGCAGGAGGACATCATCAAAGTCAACCTACAATGCAATTTGCCACTGCTAATGGACAACAAGTCCAACTTGCTAGCCAGCAAGTACAGTTAGCTAATGGTCAAACTATTATTACACCACAACCAGTTAGTTTAATAAGAGCACCAAATGTCTTTCCCACTTCTATTATACAGAATATCACTGGACAGACTGTTCAACTACCAACAG gACAAAGTGTACAAGTTAGACCACTTCAATTTCCTATGCAACATGTTCAACAAACTGTACCTGTGCAAGTACCAGTTACAGCTAGTAATGGACAGACAGTTTATCAAACTGTACATTTTCCTGTTCAAGCATTATCCAGTGTTTTTAATGTGCCTGCCACACAAATGATACCACAAATCACACAA caAATTCCACAAGTGGCTCAAATAATTACACCAAATGGACAAATTCAGCAAGTTCAAATTGCTAATTTACCACAACTTCAAAGTTTAcag AGTCAGCAAGTAACTCAAGTAGCACAGCAACAAGCACAACAACAAGTAGTGCAACAACAAACTCAACCACAAGTAGTACAGTCtgtacaacaacaacaacaacaacaacaacaacaagcaGCGCAAGCTCAAgtacaacaacaacagcagcagcagcaggtACAACAAGTTGTACAACAAGTGATacagcaacagcaacaacaacaagttCAACAAGCACAACAATCATCTGCTGCACCGTCGTCAACTGTAGCGACTTGGAGCACAACAGTAACGACTCCAAGTAATGTCCAG gtACTTGGAATTGGTGCACTTGGAAGACCAATACAAGCAAACAGTAATGTAATTACTACGAAAGATGGACAGAAAATTGATGTGCAAACACTGTCGGCTTTAACAAGGCCACCGGATTCGGTTGAAGGTGATATAAAAGTAACTAGTATTGATGCCAGACAATTAGCTAGTGGTCAAGTTATACATATTCCTGCTCAATCAACACAGCCTGCTGTTCAACCTATAACAATTGCag gtaCACAAGCGCAACAGCTAACTTTAATTCCTGCATCTGCATTAGCAAATTTAACTGCCCAGCAAGGTAACATGATAAGGGGTGTTGGTAGTGGAAGTATAATGCAACTTCAACCTGCCGGCGGAATGAATGCAACAAATGGTTTTCTTCAGTCGATACCTGTGCAAAATATTCCAGGTTTGGGTAATGTACAAGTTATACCTGCAAGTGCTCTTCAGCCTGCTACTGTTCAAACGCTACCTGCAACAGCAGCTACACCTATTGTTGCTGCTCCAACTGTGCAATTAGATTCAAATGATCCAACAAAGTGGCAAATTTTGCAAACTCTTCAGTCAAATAACACATTGGCAACACCTACTCCTACATCACATCAGCATCAAGTAACAACTGCAACATCTGCAAATATTGAAACAGATTCTAATAAGCAACATCGTAGGAGAGTTGCTTGCACATGTCCTAATTGTGGTGATGGTGATAG gaATAGAGATATGACTAGAAAAAGACAACATGTTTGCCACATAGCAGGCTGTAATAAAGTATATGGAAAAACAAGTCATCTTCGGGCTCATTTAAGGTGGCATACTGGAGAACGACCATTTGTTTGTAGTTGGATATTTTGTGGTAAGAAATTTACTAGATCAGATGAGCTTCAGAGGCATCGTAGAACTCATACTGGCGAAAAAAGATTCCAATGCCCGGAGtgtactaaaaaatttatgcgaTCAGATCATTTGAcgaaacatataaaaacaCATACGAAGATTCGAAGTACG gAAGCTGCTACTTCGACGCAGGAAGGTTCTTCTGACAGTCAATCTTCcacggaagaaaaaattattattgctctCAAAGAAACGGAACAATCTGATATCGTTATTTCCGAGCaaatagatgaaataaaaCCTCAACTGGCGAATCATgtaacaaatgaataa